From Epinephelus lanceolatus isolate andai-2023 chromosome 5, ASM4190304v1, whole genome shotgun sequence, the proteins below share one genomic window:
- the ciartb gene encoding uncharacterized protein ciartb yields the protein MSATDSDNSIDWLASDNEDNESEHEFDYTGQHSQTEAPSSPSTPPHLGPSDSSCRRSSEVKEGDSNWSEVREASSQGFPPGCTETWDSAIGLCKTQQGEKTNGKNTQQALKRPHSSTEECKERQLISNVSERNRIFSRKCMELQCYIHPLSSILNGLRSGRYRERLSSFQESVAMDRIQRIMGVLQNPCMGEKYINIILKMEEMLKSWFPNVKLRDQLTVTQTEEAIPTKKPKLSPVTITAVVSPVTVSDPQAGAKTLRVTDLTPPGAYSASNLKWLHTSPICSPIAEQAQAGPRHLLSPRDLTQDNAVSSSTDSHTKTDSVARGPPPGKINAPCLERLLKSTESIITRKGTGGLTDSSWS from the exons ATGTCTGCTACGGATTCGGACAACTCCATTGACTGGCTGGCTAGTGACAATGAGGACAATGAGAGTGAACACGAGTTTGACTATACCGGACAGCACAGCCAGACAGAGGCACCTTCGTCCCCCAGCACCCCGCCACACCTGGGCCCGTCTGACAGCAGCTGCCGCCGGAGCAGCGAGGTGAAGGAGGGCGACAGTAACTGGAGTGAGGTCAGGGAGGCCTCCAGCCAGGGATTTCCCCCCGGCTGCACCGAGACATGGGACAGCGCCATTGGACTGTGTAAAACGCAGCAAGGAGAAAAAACGAATGGCAAAAACACTCAGCAAGCACTGAAGAGACCTCACAGCTCCACGGAGGAGTGCAAGGAACGGCAGCTCATTTCCAACGTGTCGGAGAGAAACCGAATTTTCAGCAGAAAG tgcaTGGAGCTACAATGCTACATTCATCCGCTGTCATCTATCTTGAATGGCCTACGTTCGGGAAGATACAGAGAAC GACTCAGCAGTTTCCAGGAGAGTGTGGCCATGGACAGGATTCAGAGGATCATGGGTGTTCTGCAGAACCCCTGCATGGG GGAGAAATACATCAATATCATTCTTAAAATGGAGGAAATGCTGAAGAGCTGGTTCCCTAACGTTAAACTCCGAGACCAACTCACTGTCACCCAGACAGAAGAGGCCATTCCTACCAAGAAACCGAAG CTATCTCCAGTGACCATTACTGCAGTTGTGAGCCCCGTCACCGTCAGCGATCCCCAAGCCGGCGCCAAAACCCTGAGAGTCACCGACCTCACTCCTCCTGGAGCCTACTCCGCCAGTAACCTGAAGTGGCTCCACACGTCACCCATCTGCTCCCCCATAGCAGAGCAGGCCCAGGCTGGCCCCAGGCACCTGCTGTCCCCCAGAGACCTAACGCAGGACAACGCTGTGTCCTCCAGCACGGACAGCCACACTAAGACAGACTCGGTGGCCAGAGGCCCCCCGCCGGGCAAAATCAACGCACCCTGTCTAGAGAGGCTCCTTAAGTCGACAGAAAGCATCATCACCCGCAAGGGGACGGGCGGTTTGACGGACAGCAGCTGGTCCTAG